A single genomic interval of Anopheles marshallii chromosome 2, idAnoMarsDA_429_01, whole genome shotgun sequence harbors:
- the LOC128717955 gene encoding uncharacterized protein LOC128717955: FLGTIEQLESTCVFDSDFGLILNCAFKKSGLFRVRNLGGIKAHFGLGFSVGDELGLAESLGNVEANKRRALNIRTGANNIGVLPASKMPTSYPSLPSPSISPSPGVPIQQSRPQAVTVRSSASMLPKGIGGLPKIPSSVSPVYVSPASSLMTKATSLPLGVPPFRPIPKPTPETEPVRFDPSILRRNFALKTAQTPDPSFQGQLMNQTSSFHRGASPTRNPGPSFPNAPNQQIIYKEAPNLQVQKVPAFQAMPESVSRISTGPVVQVDNKLQPSVIKNSIMSIPPRRQMTKPGPTIATGSTSTVGGNGEEIDLMGHTVEELAAAANVSVEVIKEAIRVRQQELRAQKQYEKQQAAYAQAQFFAQQQTTPTTTTTTTTTPRPRRYPTNAGHKVMNAPKEYYPVGYDKNFDDNFTSKVDLPYTTFNCGEQKHFPGLYGDEDLGCMVFHVCALTDDGLIMKSFLCPESTLFDQTVLKCNWWFYVDCKSSKNLYDSNLPVSKSYQLMKALSFFSSNYKNPGDSSEGVDVEALKNSVATAVAVGGSARSLDSLSSNTIAGSTGERLQDLVPSPSVSVRGTNQSNNTTVTPTSSSNSNSSSGSSSNNKTTAST; encoded by the exons GCTTCAGCGTCGGAGATGAGCTGGGACTGGCCGAATCGCTCGGTAACGTTGAGGCAAATAAACGGCGCGCCCTCAACATTCGCACCGGTGCCAACAACATTGGCGTCCTGCCCGCTTCAAAAATGCCG ACATCCTACCCATCATTACCCTCCCCCTCGATCTCCCCTTCGCCGGGTGTTCCAATCCAGCAAAGTCGGCCGCAGGCGGTAACCGTCCGTTCGTCTGCGTCCATGCTGCCCAAGGGCATTGGTGGGCTGCCGAAGATACCGTCGTCCGTCTCGCCCGTGTACGTGTCGCCGGCGTCCAGCCTGATGACGAAAGCCACCTCGCTACCGCTCGGCGTGCCTCCCTTCCGACCCATTCCCAAGCCGACGCCGGAAACGGAACCGGTGAGATTCGACCCGTCCATACTCCGCCGAAACTTTGCCCTCAAAACCGCCCAAACTCCCGATCCTTCCTTCCAGGGTCAACTCATGAATCAGACCTCCTCCTTTCACCGGGGCGCCTCTCCAACGCGCAACCCGGGCCCTTCCTTCCCAAACGCTCCCAATCAGCAGATTATCTACAAGGAAGCACCGAACCTGCAGGTCCAGAAGGTGCCCGCCTTCCAGGCAATGCCCGAGTCGGTGTCCCGCATCTCGACCGGTCCGGTCGTACAGGTCGATAATAAGCTGCAGCCGTCCGTCATCAAAAATTCCATCATGAGCATTCCACCGCGCCGACAGATGACAAAGCCCGGCCCAACGATTGCCACCGGCAGCACAAGCACGGTGGGCGGTAACGGGGAAGAGATCGATCTGATGGGCCACACGGTGGAGGAGCTGGCGGCGGCTGCCAACGTCAGTGTGGAGGTGATCAAGGAAGCGATTCGGGTCCGGCAGCAGGAACTGCGTGCCCAAAAGCAGTACGAAAAGCAGCAGGCTGCTTACGCTCAGGCCCAGTTCTTCGCACAGCAGCAGACGACACCAAcaacgaccaccaccaccacgacaaCGCCCCGTCCCAGACGGTACCCGACCAATGCCGGCCACAAG GTTATGAACGCACCGAAAGAGTACTACCCGGTGGGATACGACAAGAACTTCGATGACAACTTCACCTCCAAGGTGGACCTGCCTTACACGACGTTTAACTGCGGCGAGCAGAAACACTTCCCGGGGCTGTACGGCGACGAGGACCTTGGTTGTATG GTCTTCCACGTATGCGCCCTGACGGACGATGGACTGATCATGAAATCGTTCCTCTGCCCGGAGAGCACACTGTTCGACCAGACCGTGCTGAAGTGCAACTGGTGGTTCTACGTCGACTGCAAGAGCAGCAAGAACCTGTACGACTCGAACCTGCCCGTGTCGAAGAGCTACCAGCTGATGAAGGCGCTGTCGTTCTTCTCCTCCAACTACAAAAACCCGGGCGACTCGTCCGAGGGTGTCGATGTGGAAGCACTCAAGAACAGCGTCGCCACAGCTGTTGCCGTCGGTGGTTCGGCCCGTTCGCTAGACAGtctcagcagcaacaccattgCCGGTTCGACTGGTGAGCGCTTACAGGATCTGGTGCCATCCCCATCCGTAAGCGTACGGGGCACCAACCAAAGCAACAACACGACGGTCACACCAACATCAAGCAGCAacagtaacagcagcagcggcagcagtagcaacaacaaaacaacggcaTCGACGTAA